From a region of the Thermomonas sp. HDW16 genome:
- the phoR gene encoding phosphate regulon sensor histidine kinase PhoR produces the protein MSPDARNAWFRTLGQLALVLAAGLVLGLLIGQPWPTLTAAALGVVAWHYWKLRNVLVRLTARQRLEPPRGVGVWNELDRLLFRSQSEMRTRKRRLLSMLRAYRAAAAALPDAVVVVERNNQRVLWFNEASTPLLGLQFPRHQDASIVTALQPLPMAHWLATGRNAEPMTDVASPANPDLRLNLRLIPYSDELWLLVARDVTRTMRLEHMRRDFVANVSHELRTPLTVVHGYLEMLDPADNPEWAPMLAEMQRQSQRMTQLVEDLLALSRLEARETLPEEHVAMVPMLSTLRREAEALSQGKHRIVVADDAGIDLWGSNKELHSAFSNLVSNAVRYTPVDGEIAVRFTRDADGGATLSVRDSGYGIPAAHLSRITERFYRVSNSRSRESGGTGLGLAIVKHVLGLHGARLEIASEVGQGSEFACRFSPERVLARDARPIAATMP, from the coding sequence ATGTCGCCCGACGCCCGCAATGCCTGGTTCCGCACCCTTGGACAGCTCGCCCTTGTGCTGGCCGCCGGCCTGGTGCTTGGCCTGCTGATCGGCCAACCGTGGCCCACGCTGACAGCAGCGGCGCTGGGCGTGGTGGCCTGGCACTACTGGAAACTGCGCAACGTGCTGGTGCGCCTCACTGCACGCCAGCGATTGGAACCACCACGCGGCGTGGGCGTGTGGAATGAACTCGACCGCCTGCTGTTCCGCAGCCAATCCGAGATGCGCACGCGCAAACGCCGCCTGCTGTCGATGCTGCGTGCGTATCGCGCCGCCGCCGCCGCGCTGCCGGATGCGGTGGTGGTGGTGGAACGCAACAACCAACGCGTACTGTGGTTCAACGAAGCCTCCACTCCGTTACTTGGCCTGCAGTTCCCGCGGCACCAGGACGCATCGATCGTCACCGCCCTGCAGCCGTTGCCGATGGCGCACTGGCTGGCCACAGGGCGCAACGCCGAGCCGATGACCGATGTCGCTTCACCGGCCAACCCCGACCTGCGCCTCAACCTGCGCCTGATCCCATATTCGGACGAACTGTGGCTGCTGGTCGCCCGCGACGTCACCCGCACCATGCGCTTGGAACACATGCGCCGCGACTTCGTCGCCAATGTCTCGCATGAGCTGCGCACGCCGCTGACCGTGGTGCACGGCTACCTGGAAATGCTCGATCCGGCCGACAATCCGGAATGGGCGCCGATGCTGGCCGAGATGCAACGCCAATCGCAACGCATGACCCAACTGGTCGAAGACCTGCTGGCATTGTCGCGCCTGGAAGCACGTGAAACCCTGCCCGAGGAACACGTGGCGATGGTGCCGATGCTGTCCACCCTGCGCCGCGAAGCCGAGGCGCTGAGCCAGGGCAAGCATCGCATCGTGGTCGCGGATGACGCCGGCATCGACCTGTGGGGTTCCAACAAGGAACTGCACAGCGCGTTCTCCAACCTGGTCAGCAACGCAGTTCGCTACACGCCGGTCGATGGCGAGATCGCGGTGCGCTTCACCCGCGATGCCGACGGCGGCGCCACCCTGTCCGTGCGCGATTCCGGCTACGGCATCCCTGCCGCCCACCTGTCGCGCATCACCGAACGCTTCTACCGCGTGTCCAACAGCCGCTCGCGCGAATCCGGCGGCACCGGCCTCGGCCTTGCCATCGTCAAGCACGTGCTGGGCCTGCACGGCGCGCGGTTGGAGATCGCAAGCGAAGTCGGCCAGGGTAGCGAGTTCGCCTGCCGCTTCAGCCCCGAACGCGTGCTCGCACGCGATGCCCGCCCCATCGCGGCCACCATGCCATGA
- the ppk1 gene encoding polyphosphate kinase 1, with the protein MNIEQPMTSLRDPSLYANRELSQLDFNFRVLAQAQDPSVPLLERLRFLCISCTNLDEFFEIRGGSVRHAIEFGGPPSPDGLAPATLLNRIHDRAAELVQAQYRCFYEEIRPALDAEGIRLLQREQWSKEQTAWLREHFRNEIMPVLSPLGLDTAHPFPKILNKSLNVVVLLEGKDAFGREGHMAIVRAPRSLPRIIRLPDADGDGDAFHNFVFLSSVLSAFVHELFPGMKVNGAYQFRVTRNSELIVDEEDVDNLALALRDELLGRGYLRAVRLEIAEQCPQEIVDSLLANFELPANAVYKINGPVNLNRVIQVYDLVHRPDLKFPPFQPRLLRDVDAMFENIRQGDVLLHHPYDAFAPVLELIRQAADDPNVLAIKQTLYRAGKDSAIVEHLIQAARNGKDVTVVVELRARFDEEANLGLADRLQDAGVQVVYGVVGYKTHAKMLLIVRREGQELRRYVHLGTGNYHSGTARAYTDFSLMTANPDIGHDVHLIFQQLSGLAAPLKLKYLLQSPFTLHSGVLHRIEREAEHARAGKPARIIAKMNALNEPQVIGALYAASQAGVEIDLVVRGACTLRPGIPGISNNIRVRSIVGRFLEHHRVWWFGNDGAPDLYCSSADWLERNLLRRVETAFPILDPACAQRVRREGLLNYLADNQNAWELDADGNYGKIEPTDGEAPFSAQLSLLDGLYI; encoded by the coding sequence ATGAACATCGAGCAACCCATGACCTCCCTGCGCGATCCGTCGCTGTACGCCAACCGCGAACTGTCGCAACTCGATTTCAATTTCCGCGTGCTCGCCCAGGCGCAGGATCCATCGGTGCCGCTACTGGAGCGGCTGCGCTTCCTGTGCATCAGTTGCACCAACCTCGATGAATTCTTCGAGATTCGCGGCGGTTCGGTGCGCCACGCCATCGAATTCGGCGGCCCGCCCTCGCCCGATGGGCTGGCCCCGGCCACCTTGCTCAACCGCATCCACGACCGCGCCGCGGAACTGGTGCAAGCGCAGTACCGCTGTTTCTACGAAGAGATCCGCCCGGCGCTGGATGCTGAAGGCATCCGGCTATTGCAGCGCGAGCAATGGAGCAAGGAACAGACCGCGTGGCTGCGCGAACACTTCCGCAACGAGATCATGCCGGTGCTGTCGCCGCTGGGCCTGGATACCGCGCATCCGTTCCCGAAGATCCTCAACAAGTCGCTGAACGTGGTGGTGCTGCTGGAAGGCAAGGACGCATTCGGCCGCGAGGGCCACATGGCCATCGTGCGTGCACCGCGTTCGCTGCCTCGGATCATCCGTCTCCCGGATGCGGACGGCGACGGCGATGCCTTCCACAATTTCGTGTTCCTGAGCTCGGTGCTGTCCGCCTTCGTGCACGAATTGTTCCCCGGCATGAAGGTCAACGGCGCCTACCAGTTCCGGGTGACCCGCAACTCGGAACTGATCGTCGACGAGGAAGACGTGGACAACCTGGCGCTGGCCCTGCGCGATGAACTCTTGGGTCGCGGCTACCTGCGCGCGGTGCGGTTGGAGATCGCCGAGCAGTGCCCGCAGGAGATCGTCGACAGCCTGCTGGCCAACTTCGAGTTGCCGGCCAACGCGGTGTACAAGATCAACGGCCCGGTCAATCTCAACCGGGTGATCCAGGTGTACGACCTGGTGCACCGCCCCGACCTCAAGTTCCCGCCGTTCCAGCCGCGCCTGCTGCGCGACGTGGATGCGATGTTCGAGAACATCCGCCAGGGCGATGTGTTGCTCCACCACCCCTACGACGCCTTCGCACCGGTGCTGGAACTGATCCGCCAGGCCGCGGACGACCCGAACGTGCTGGCGATCAAGCAGACCCTGTACCGCGCCGGCAAGGATTCGGCGATCGTCGAGCACCTGATCCAGGCCGCTCGCAACGGCAAGGACGTGACCGTGGTGGTCGAGTTGCGCGCGCGCTTCGACGAGGAAGCCAACCTGGGCCTCGCGGACCGCCTGCAGGATGCCGGCGTGCAGGTGGTGTATGGCGTGGTGGGCTACAAGACCCACGCCAAGATGCTGCTGATCGTGCGCCGCGAAGGCCAGGAACTGCGCCGCTACGTGCACCTGGGCACCGGCAACTACCATTCCGGCACCGCGCGCGCCTACACCGATTTCAGCCTGATGACCGCCAACCCGGACATCGGCCACGACGTGCACCTGATCTTCCAGCAACTGTCCGGCCTGGCCGCGCCGTTGAAGCTCAAATACCTGCTGCAATCGCCGTTCACCCTGCACAGCGGCGTGCTGCACCGGATCGAGCGCGAAGCGGAACATGCACGTGCCGGCAAACCTGCACGCATCATCGCCAAGATGAACGCCTTGAACGAGCCGCAGGTGATCGGCGCGCTGTACGCGGCGTCGCAGGCGGGCGTGGAGATCGACCTCGTCGTGCGCGGCGCCTGCACCTTGCGGCCGGGCATCCCCGGTATTTCCAACAACATCCGCGTGCGCTCGATCGTCGGCCGCTTCCTCGAGCATCATCGCGTCTGGTGGTTCGGCAACGACGGGGCGCCGGATCTGTACTGCTCCTCCGCCGACTGGCTGGAACGCAACCTGCTGCGCCGGGTCGAGACCGCTTTCCCGATCCTCGATCCCGCCTGCGCGCAACGGGTGCGCCGCGAAGGCCTGCTCAATTACCTGGCCGACAACCAGAACGCATGGGAGCTGGATGCCGACGGCAATTACGGCAAGATCGAGCCGACTGATGGCGAAGCGCCGTTCTCCGCGCAACTGTCGCTGCTCGATGGGTTGTATATCTGA